Proteins found in one Pontibacter sp. SGAir0037 genomic segment:
- a CDS encoding LamG-like jellyroll fold domain-containing protein has translation MKGNNSILHTLFVGVCMSLGILTSCQDMDRPEMNIIPDDLEKLNGPLQRYITFENSAIDSIHYVKGTATNITYVEGVSGRAYKGASNGHIEYPSAGKLAEMTSFTVAFWMNTEKHVGGAQSIFMMPNTDDFWGNMFAIIEGNNNAADNSMLMKIFFNGQWVEFSGSGTHPARLPDMYGKWKHVAFSYDETTSKFSMYIDGQKLNLGASNTDRKNGANPLGPLAFRNVSKFVIGAYQQHINIKAPADAWMLRYTGMLDQFRVYTTVLTDDEINTLYTAKR, from the coding sequence ATGAAAGGAAATAATAGCATCTTACATACTCTTTTTGTTGGTGTATGTATGAGCCTGGGCATACTAACTTCCTGCCAGGACATGGACAGGCCAGAAATGAACATTATACCAGACGATCTGGAAAAATTAAATGGGCCTCTACAGCGGTATATAACCTTCGAAAACAGTGCTATAGATAGTATACACTATGTAAAAGGTACAGCAACTAATATTACCTACGTTGAGGGTGTTAGCGGGAGAGCTTATAAAGGAGCCTCTAACGGACATATAGAATATCCATCAGCTGGTAAACTGGCCGAGATGACCAGCTTTACCGTTGCCTTCTGGATGAATACGGAAAAACATGTAGGAGGCGCACAAAGTATTTTTATGATGCCAAATACAGATGACTTCTGGGGCAATATGTTTGCCATCATTGAAGGAAATAACAATGCAGCGGATAACTCTATGCTAATGAAAATTTTCTTTAATGGACAGTGGGTTGAATTTTCAGGTTCAGGTACCCATCCTGCCCGTTTACCAGATATGTACGGCAAATGGAAACACGTTGCTTTTTCATATGATGAGACTACCTCTAAATTCTCTATGTACATAGATGGCCAAAAACTCAACCTAGGTGCATCTAATACAGACCGCAAGAATGGCGCAAATCCTTTGGGACCGTTAGCCTTTAGAAATGTTTCAAAGTTTGTAATCGGCGCGTATCAGCAGCATATAAATATCAAAGCTCCGGCTGATGCCTGGATGCTTCGCTATACTGGAATGCTGGATCAGTTCAGAGTATACACAACAGTGCTGACTGATGATGAAATAAACACGCTGTATACAGCAAAAAGGTAA
- a CDS encoding glucoamylase family protein, which translates to MNNTLNTTKSNTAFKKYATVAAQALLVSGALFLNSCNQSPAQSTAVAEESTARLSDEQLLTLVQKNTFQYFWDGAEPTSGLARERIHLDDHYPENDQNVITTGASGFGVMAILVGIERGFITREEGFQRLQKAINYLEKADRFHGAWPHWIQGETGKVKPFSRKDNGGDLVESAFLVQGLLCVRQYFADGNAQEKALAAQINRLWEGVEWDWYRNNTNALYWHWSPSYGWEMNFAVSGYNECLIMYVLAAASPTHTIPAEVYHEGWARNGAIKNNTERYGYKIALEHNGQQGGVGPLFWAHYSYLGLDPRGLKDRYADYWQHNVNHTLIHRAYAIDNPKNFEGYGANAWGFTSSYSPRGYAGHSPQEDLGVISPTAALSSYPYTPKESMQVIRHLYEDLGDKMWGKYGFYDAYSLKENWNPPRYLGIDQGPIVVMIENQRSGLLWDLFMSCPEVQSGLKKLGFESPKLN; encoded by the coding sequence ATGAACAATACACTTAACACTACGAAATCAAACACAGCCTTTAAAAAATATGCTACTGTGGCTGCACAGGCTTTGCTTGTGTCAGGCGCGCTGTTTTTGAACAGCTGTAACCAAAGCCCTGCACAGTCTACAGCCGTAGCAGAAGAATCCACAGCTCGGCTAAGCGACGAGCAACTGCTGACGCTGGTACAGAAAAACACATTTCAGTATTTCTGGGATGGAGCTGAACCAACTTCTGGCCTGGCGAGAGAACGTATACATTTGGATGATCATTATCCTGAAAACGATCAGAATGTAATAACCACAGGGGCGTCTGGTTTTGGTGTGATGGCCATATTGGTCGGGATAGAGCGGGGTTTTATTACGCGCGAAGAAGGCTTTCAGCGTTTACAGAAGGCAATCAACTATTTGGAGAAAGCCGACAGATTTCATGGCGCCTGGCCGCACTGGATACAGGGGGAAACAGGAAAAGTAAAACCCTTCAGCAGGAAAGATAATGGCGGCGACCTGGTAGAGTCTGCTTTTTTGGTGCAGGGGCTTCTGTGTGTGCGGCAATATTTTGCTGATGGAAATGCACAGGAGAAGGCACTGGCAGCACAAATCAACAGACTTTGGGAAGGGGTTGAGTGGGATTGGTACCGAAATAACACAAATGCACTCTACTGGCACTGGTCACCTAGCTATGGCTGGGAAATGAACTTTGCAGTGTCAGGGTACAATGAGTGCCTGATCATGTATGTACTGGCGGCTGCTTCTCCCACACATACAATTCCCGCTGAAGTTTACCACGAAGGATGGGCCAGAAACGGAGCTATTAAAAACAATACAGAGCGTTACGGGTACAAGATCGCTTTAGAACATAACGGGCAGCAGGGGGGAGTCGGGCCTTTGTTCTGGGCTCATTACTCTTACCTAGGTCTGGACCCGCGCGGCCTTAAAGACCGCTATGCAGATTACTGGCAGCATAATGTAAATCACACCCTCATTCACCGGGCATATGCTATCGATAATCCTAAAAATTTTGAAGGCTATGGCGCAAATGCCTGGGGCTTTACCTCCAGCTACTCTCCGAGAGGTTATGCAGGGCACAGCCCGCAGGAAGATCTGGGAGTAATTTCTCCTACAGCGGCTCTTTCGTCCTATCCTTATACACCAAAGGAATCGATGCAGGTTATCCGGCATCTTTACGAAGATTTGGGTGATAAAATGTGGGGCAAGTATGGCTTTTACGATGCCTATAGCCTTAAAGAAAACTGGAACCCGCCACGCTACCTGGGCATAGACCAGGGACCTATTGTGGTGATGATCGAGAACCAGCGAAGCGGATTGCTCTGGGATCTTTTCATGAGTTGTCCTGAAGTACAGTCCGGCCTAAAGAAACTTGGCTTTGAAAGTCCGAAACTTAATTAG
- a CDS encoding TonB-dependent receptor has translation MKKIVLLFFCLLTIQLLHAQNTITVQGKVTDATNGQPLIGAGVLIKGTGQGAQTNLEGNYTLTNVPSDAVLVINYIGYEPKEVPVNNQTTLNVQLGASAAALEEVVVIGYGTASRRDLTGSISTVRGSEVADRPSTNPIASIQGKVAGVQIVNNGRPGEQPDVRIRGTNSINSVQPLYVVDGILNDNINFLNPADIESMEVLKDPSSLAIFGVRGANGVIIITTKRAKEGQLQVNFNSTIGFKNVVDRISLTNAAQFQELYNEQLMNQGSAPYNYSNWQGDTDWQDQIFQRGVLNYNNVSITGATEKNRFYMGLGYMTEEGVIKHEKLEKITLNLNDELKVSDALKFGFSLNGSKSKLPQTRDVGGAILAAPIAEPYNEEWGLYSTLPDFQRAQVWNPLVDVELRKNTNLRNEYRLVGNIFGEVNFLKNFNFRAAFLADYGFNQGRSYSPLIRVYNPDIVNADPVELLVQSTSVNQNQNIYTKIQSDYLLTYKNTFGEHNLTLLGGFTTYYNSYESINAAYNQPPTSDPVPNDPRFFYVGIGDAANRTAGSDQWERVTASYLFRALYNYQNKYLLNTSFRRDGSSGFRVDFGQTWQNFFAVGGAWVVSEESFMRNQTFLDYLKVKGSWGVLGNQNTGGSAYPAYPVLTNANSGVFGNNVIPALEPEYIVDPNLRWESVRSWEAGVELATLANRLSFEGVYYDKRTDDIITQVPGISGTKPGLRNQGSVANHGIELAASWNDKIGNDWSYSISGNLTTINNNVLSLANTGYRIVQDPSRTEAGYPIGYFYGYISDGIYQTNEEIIQSPVNTLHEVKPGDIKYRDVNGDGIIDENDRTMIGNPTPDFTYGASVSIGYKGFDLSADFMGVYGNEIFRNFGRSTFAQFNYPTYRMDRWNGIGTSNWEPILHTGRANNYMVSNYYIEDGSFFRIRNLQLGYNFNADLLKAIRLKTLRVYLNAQNPLTFKRTTGYTPEFGGSATSFGVDNGSYPIPAIYTAGINVNF, from the coding sequence ATGAAGAAAATTGTTTTACTTTTTTTCTGTTTACTGACAATTCAGTTGCTACATGCCCAGAATACTATAACAGTTCAGGGTAAGGTAACGGATGCCACAAACGGACAGCCGCTCATTGGAGCAGGTGTTCTTATAAAAGGAACAGGCCAGGGTGCACAAACAAATTTGGAAGGAAATTACACTTTAACAAATGTGCCATCCGATGCTGTGCTAGTAATTAACTACATCGGGTACGAACCTAAAGAGGTGCCTGTAAATAACCAGACAACGCTGAACGTTCAGTTAGGCGCCAGCGCTGCAGCATTAGAAGAAGTTGTTGTAATTGGCTATGGTACAGCATCCAGACGAGATTTAACGGGTTCTATTAGTACTGTAAGAGGGAGCGAAGTAGCAGATCGACCATCAACTAACCCCATTGCATCTATTCAAGGTAAGGTGGCAGGTGTTCAAATTGTAAATAACGGACGTCCTGGTGAACAGCCTGATGTTCGCATTCGTGGTACGAACTCCATCAATTCTGTTCAGCCGCTGTATGTAGTAGATGGTATTCTGAATGATAATATCAACTTCCTGAATCCTGCTGATATAGAGTCTATGGAAGTACTTAAAGACCCGTCTTCACTTGCTATTTTTGGTGTAAGAGGCGCTAATGGTGTAATTATAATTACAACAAAAAGGGCTAAAGAAGGTCAGTTGCAGGTAAACTTTAATTCCACTATAGGTTTTAAAAATGTAGTAGATCGCATTTCGCTTACCAATGCCGCACAATTCCAGGAGCTTTACAACGAGCAGTTAATGAATCAGGGAAGTGCGCCCTACAATTACTCCAACTGGCAGGGAGATACAGATTGGCAGGATCAGATTTTCCAGAGAGGCGTGCTAAACTATAACAATGTAAGCATAACAGGGGCTACTGAGAAAAACAGATTCTATATGGGCTTAGGTTATATGACGGAGGAAGGAGTAATTAAGCATGAGAAACTCGAAAAAATAACTCTGAACCTGAATGACGAACTTAAAGTTTCAGATGCTTTGAAATTTGGTTTTTCATTAAATGGTTCCAAGTCAAAACTGCCTCAAACAAGAGATGTAGGCGGGGCTATATTGGCAGCACCTATCGCCGAGCCTTATAATGAAGAATGGGGGCTGTACAGTACACTTCCGGATTTCCAGAGAGCACAGGTTTGGAACCCACTAGTTGATGTGGAGCTAAGAAAGAACACAAACCTCAGAAATGAATACAGATTGGTAGGGAACATATTCGGAGAAGTAAATTTTCTGAAGAACTTTAATTTCAGAGCTGCTTTTTTAGCTGATTATGGCTTTAACCAGGGCCGTTCTTATAGCCCACTTATCAGAGTCTACAACCCTGATATAGTTAATGCTGATCCGGTTGAACTGCTGGTGCAAAGCACTTCGGTAAACCAAAATCAAAATATATATACTAAAATACAGTCTGATTACTTGCTTACCTACAAGAACACGTTCGGAGAGCATAATCTTACTTTGTTAGGTGGTTTTACAACTTATTATAACTCCTATGAGAGCATTAATGCAGCTTACAATCAACCACCTACCAGTGATCCTGTGCCGAACGATCCTCGCTTCTTCTATGTAGGCATAGGAGATGCGGCTAACAGAACTGCTGGTAGCGATCAATGGGAAAGGGTTACAGCCTCCTATCTTTTCCGGGCTCTGTACAACTATCAGAATAAATATTTACTGAATACTTCTTTCCGGCGAGATGGTAGCTCAGGTTTCAGAGTTGATTTCGGTCAAACATGGCAAAACTTCTTTGCGGTAGGCGGTGCATGGGTTGTAAGTGAAGAATCCTTTATGCGTAACCAAACCTTCCTGGATTACCTGAAAGTTAAAGGATCATGGGGAGTGCTGGGAAATCAAAACACAGGAGGATCAGCATACCCAGCTTATCCGGTTTTAACAAATGCTAACTCAGGTGTATTTGGTAATAATGTGATTCCAGCCTTGGAACCAGAGTATATTGTAGATCCTAATCTTCGTTGGGAAAGCGTTCGTTCGTGGGAAGCTGGTGTAGAGCTGGCCACTTTAGCAAACAGGTTAAGCTTTGAAGGAGTCTACTACGACAAACGCACTGATGATATTATAACGCAGGTACCAGGTATATCCGGTACAAAACCAGGTTTGAGAAACCAGGGATCTGTAGCCAATCATGGTATTGAGCTGGCTGCTTCATGGAACGATAAAATCGGCAACGACTGGAGCTACTCTATCAGCGGTAACCTGACCACCATCAACAATAACGTTTTATCACTGGCTAACACAGGATATCGCATCGTGCAGGACCCATCCAGAACGGAGGCAGGTTATCCAATAGGCTACTTCTATGGCTACATTTCAGATGGCATCTACCAGACGAACGAGGAAATCATACAATCACCTGTTAATACCTTACATGAGGTAAAACCAGGAGATATCAAATACAGAGACGTGAATGGTGATGGTATTATCGATGAAAATGACAGAACCATGATTGGTAATCCTACACCTGATTTTACGTATGGTGCTTCTGTAAGTATAGGCTATAAGGGCTTTGATTTAAGTGCTGACTTTATGGGTGTATATGGAAATGAGATTTTCAGAAACTTTGGTCGTAGCACTTTTGCCCAATTTAACTATCCTACCTACAGAATGGATCGTTGGAACGGCATAGGAACTTCTAACTGGGAGCCTATTCTGCACACAGGCCGTGCCAATAACTACATGGTTTCTAATTACTACATAGAGGATGGCAGTTTTTTCAGAATTAGAAATTTGCAACTAGGTTATAACTTCAACGCTGATCTGCTTAAAGCCATTCGCCTAAAAACGCTTCGGGTATACCTTAATGCTCAGAACCCGCTTACCTTTAAAAGGACGACAGGCTATACACCTGAGTTTGGAGGAAGCGCTACTTCTTTTGGTGTAGACAACGGTTCATACCCAATACCAGCCATTTATACAGCCGGTATCAATGTTAATTTCTAA
- a CDS encoding RagB/SusD family nutrient uptake outer membrane protein, whose protein sequence is MKSIYKIKTWAILPAIACTLTLTGCGDDFLDRQPLGRYTEDDLTSGSLESQVFAAYAGLRNEGVGGLPFIAVHNIRSDDADKGSSVSDGIDAENIFDNFQYNKDFWLINNYWTGHYNLISLSNNVITAANELENPDQATLVNRAEAKFLRAYAYFNLVRAFGEVPLINFRVTEESQANVPKSTVAEIYAQIDADLQEASAVLPASWDARFTGRLTNYAAHALHAKTYLYRQNWGAALTSAKMVIGGPYSLNASYEGIFRETGENSSESIFEIQAIYTQNLTNLGVAYAQVQGVRGAGVWDLGWGWNTPTESLAAAFEAGDPRKDATLLYSGRVNQPYGETVPAATATVPRPYWNKKVYTDPRIRQEVANRFGQWMNVRIIRYADVLLMAAEAANELGGAQNTADALSYLEMVRARARGNNSNVLPEVTTTDQVELREAIRHERRVELGMENERFFDLVRWGVDVEVLHAAGKTGYQVRNRYLPIPQPEIDRSGGVLVQNPNY, encoded by the coding sequence ATGAAAAGCATATATAAAATTAAAACCTGGGCTATATTACCCGCCATTGCCTGTACTTTAACTTTAACAGGTTGTGGAGATGATTTCCTCGATCGTCAACCTTTGGGCAGATATACAGAAGATGATTTAACAAGTGGCTCCCTCGAAAGCCAGGTATTTGCGGCCTATGCTGGTTTAAGAAATGAAGGTGTTGGTGGGCTACCGTTTATAGCAGTACACAATATCAGGTCCGACGATGCAGATAAAGGCAGCTCTGTGAGTGATGGTATCGATGCAGAAAATATTTTTGATAATTTCCAATACAATAAAGATTTTTGGTTAATAAATAATTACTGGACAGGTCATTATAATCTGATCTCACTGTCCAATAATGTTATCACTGCTGCTAATGAGCTGGAAAACCCTGATCAGGCTACACTTGTAAACCGAGCCGAGGCAAAGTTTCTCAGAGCATACGCCTATTTTAATCTGGTGCGAGCATTTGGCGAAGTTCCGCTTATAAATTTTAGAGTTACAGAAGAATCACAGGCAAATGTTCCAAAATCTACTGTGGCCGAAATTTATGCTCAGATTGATGCTGATTTACAGGAAGCCTCTGCTGTACTTCCTGCTTCATGGGATGCGCGTTTTACCGGAAGGCTGACAAATTATGCCGCTCATGCCCTGCATGCGAAAACCTATCTGTATCGGCAGAACTGGGGAGCAGCACTTACTTCAGCTAAAATGGTAATAGGTGGGCCCTACAGCTTAAATGCTTCTTATGAAGGAATTTTCAGAGAAACAGGTGAAAACTCAAGCGAATCTATTTTTGAGATACAAGCTATTTACACTCAAAATCTTACTAACCTCGGTGTGGCTTATGCTCAGGTACAGGGTGTTAGAGGCGCTGGAGTTTGGGATTTAGGCTGGGGCTGGAATACGCCAACCGAATCACTTGCAGCTGCTTTCGAAGCAGGGGATCCCCGTAAAGATGCCACTCTACTTTACTCTGGCCGGGTAAACCAACCTTATGGAGAAACAGTGCCAGCAGCTACAGCCACTGTACCAAGGCCTTACTGGAATAAAAAAGTATATACTGATCCTCGAATAAGGCAAGAAGTAGCCAATCGCTTCGGGCAGTGGATGAATGTAAGAATTATCCGGTATGCCGATGTACTGCTAATGGCTGCTGAAGCTGCCAATGAGTTGGGAGGTGCACAAAATACGGCTGATGCACTCTCTTATCTGGAAATGGTAAGAGCACGTGCGAGAGGAAACAACAGTAATGTTCTTCCAGAAGTTACAACAACAGATCAGGTGGAGCTAAGAGAAGCTATCCGTCACGAAAGAAGAGTCGAGTTAGGTATGGAAAATGAACGATTCTTTGATTTGGTGAGATGGGGAGTTGATGTGGAGGTACTGCATGCAGCTGGCAAAACAGGTTATCAGGTTAGAAACCGCTATTTACCTATTCCACAGCCTGAGATCGACAGATCTGGTGGTGTTCTGGTGCAGAATCCAAATTACTAA
- a CDS encoding glucoamylase family protein: MINKIIIGLVFLSGMLCSCNKENDTPGPAASFNYTGISVNGKSNNSFTYDYISLSPAIKFSFAEPVSQASIATSISMKTQAGTALEYNSTLENGNKTVVIQPKTPLAPLSKFSVNVSNELLSEAQGKLRSAISLTLSTGIDSTNKFPVISDEELLTLVQRQTFKYFWDFAHPVSGLARERNTSGDVVTTGGSGFGAMAIVTGVHRNFISRSEGLAQMQKIVGFLKNRAERFHGAYPHWLNGSTGAAIAFSSKDNGADLVETSFLMQGLLTARQFFNGTDPAEAALRADINTLWREVEWSFFRKSNEQVLYWHWSPDYQWEMNMPVKGWNEALVTYVLAAASPTHAIPKSVYDAGWAMSGGMRNGNTYQGITLPLGPANGGPLFFSHYSFLGINPNGLADAYAQYKTQNQAHSLINYNYCKANPKGFYGYSASCWGLTASDDINGYMAHEPNNDNSVISPTAALSSFPYTPAESMAALKFFYYKLGDRIWKEYGFVDAFSLHHNWFADSFLAIDQGPIIIMIENYRSGLLWDLFMSCPEVKTGMRELGFQSPNL, from the coding sequence ATGATCAACAAAATTATTATAGGACTGGTTTTTCTGTCGGGGATGCTTTGTTCCTGTAATAAAGAAAATGATACACCGGGTCCGGCAGCCTCTTTCAATTATACAGGAATAAGTGTAAATGGAAAAAGCAATAACAGCTTTACCTACGACTATATCAGTTTGTCTCCTGCCATCAAATTTTCTTTTGCGGAACCTGTCAGTCAAGCGTCCATAGCAACGAGTATCTCTATGAAAACTCAGGCAGGTACGGCTTTAGAATATAATTCAACTTTAGAAAACGGGAATAAAACAGTTGTCATACAGCCTAAAACTCCTTTGGCACCGCTATCGAAGTTTTCTGTAAATGTTTCCAATGAATTGCTTTCCGAAGCACAGGGTAAATTAAGATCAGCAATCAGTCTAACTTTATCTACCGGAATAGACTCCACAAATAAATTTCCGGTTATTTCGGATGAGGAGCTTTTAACTCTTGTTCAAAGACAAACTTTCAAATATTTCTGGGATTTTGCCCATCCTGTAAGCGGGTTGGCACGGGAGCGTAACACTTCAGGCGATGTGGTAACAACAGGTGGATCCGGTTTTGGAGCTATGGCTATCGTAACGGGCGTTCACCGCAACTTTATCAGCAGGAGCGAAGGTCTTGCACAAATGCAAAAAATTGTCGGCTTCCTGAAAAACAGGGCCGAGCGCTTTCATGGTGCTTATCCGCACTGGCTGAACGGCAGTACAGGAGCGGCCATTGCTTTCAGTAGCAAAGACAATGGCGCAGACCTCGTGGAAACATCTTTCCTGATGCAGGGTTTGCTGACCGCGCGGCAATTCTTCAATGGCACAGATCCTGCTGAAGCTGCTCTTCGAGCGGATATCAACACACTATGGAGGGAAGTGGAATGGAGCTTCTTCAGAAAAAGCAATGAGCAGGTGCTATACTGGCACTGGAGCCCTGACTACCAGTGGGAAATGAACATGCCTGTGAAAGGCTGGAACGAAGCACTGGTAACGTATGTACTTGCTGCTGCCTCTCCTACACATGCCATACCTAAATCAGTTTATGATGCAGGCTGGGCCATGAGTGGTGGTATGCGTAATGGAAATACGTATCAGGGAATTACATTGCCGTTAGGTCCGGCGAATGGAGGCCCGCTATTCTTTTCCCATTATTCGTTTTTGGGTATCAATCCGAATGGCCTTGCTGATGCTTATGCACAGTATAAAACCCAGAACCAGGCCCACAGTTTAATTAACTATAACTACTGCAAGGCAAACCCGAAAGGCTTCTACGGCTATAGTGCCTCTTGCTGGGGCCTTACTGCCAGCGATGATATAAACGGATATATGGCCCATGAGCCGAACAATGACAATAGTGTTATTTCACCTACTGCGGCTCTATCTTCTTTCCCATATACACCAGCCGAGTCGATGGCGGCTTTGAAGTTTTTCTACTATAAACTGGGAGACAGAATCTGGAAGGAATATGGCTTTGTAGATGCCTTTTCGCTGCACCACAACTGGTTTGCTGATTCTTTTCTGGCCATTGATCAGGGGCCCATTATCATCATGATCGAAAACTACCGCAGTGGTTTGTTATGGGATTTATTTATGAGTTGCCCTGAAGTGAAAACAGGCATGCGTGAGCTCGGGTTTCAGAGTCCGAATCTATAG